The genomic region ATCTTATTGTCAACGTTTCGCCATGCGCTAACCGTCAAGTTATATCGCTCTTCCTCGGTAATCAAACCTTGGTCGAATTGCTCAGAAATCAAAGCCGCCTTAGCATCACCTTCAGCCACAAATTGAGGGATTTCCTCGAAGTGGACGTAGTCGGTCATACCAGTCGACACAGCCGCAACCGTAGCAAAGCGGAAAGCTTGACCCTTCATACGGTCTGCAATCTTAGCGGTTTCTTCGGCGCCGTACTTGTTAAAGATTTGTGCCAGCACCTTCTTAAGCTGCTTTTTAGTCTGGACATTGTTATCGTATGGAAAATCTTCAGGCAGAATCTCATTGAAGAAGACACGACCCAAAGTTGTTTCACGCATTTTACCTTTCGCAAAGATACGAATTGGGGTTTGCAAGTGAATTACGCCATTGTCGTAAGCCATTTCTGCCTCATAAACAGAGCTGTAAGTTTTAACCTCGTCAGTCTGAGCTTGCGGCTTGTCGTAAGTCAAGTAATAGTTGCCAAGCACGATGTCCTGCGAAATGTGCAGCACTGGCGCGCCATCGGCAGGCTTCAACAAGTTAGCAGTTGCACTCATCAATTCACGAGCCTCAGCCTGAGCCTCTTTTGATAGCGGCAAGTGAACAGCCATCTGGTCACCGTCGAAGTCGGCGTTAAATCCAGCACAAACTAGCGGGTGCAATTGAATAGCTTTTCCTTCAACCAAAACTGGCTGGAAGGCTTGAATTGACAAACGGTGCAAACTTGGTGCGCGGTTAAGCAACACGTACTTGCCTTCAATTGCTGAATCCAGCGCATCCCAAACTACTGCTTCACCAGCTTCAATTAGACGTGAAGCCGAGCGAATATTGTGCGCAAATTCATTCTTAATCAACCAGCTAATCACGAATGGCTTGAACAATTCCAGCGCCATTTGTTTTGGCAAACCACATTGGTTAATCTTCAATTTTGGACCAACCACGATAACCGAGCGACCAGAATAGTCAACGCGCTTACCAAGAAGGTTCTGACGGAAGCGACCTTGCTTACCCTTTAGCATATCGCTCAAGCTCTTCAAACTGCGGCGACCACCAGTCGAGCTAACTGCACGACCGCGTGATGCTGAATTGTCAATCAAAGCGTCAACAGCTTCCTGAAGCATGCGCTTTTCATTGCGCTGAATAACTTCTGGCGCGTTAAGCTCAATCAACTTCTTTAGGCGATTGTTTCGGTTGATAATTCGGCGATACAAGTCGTTCAAGTCAGATGTCGCAAATCGACCACCAGACAACGCCACCATTGGGCGAAGATCCGGAGGAATAACTGGCAGAACAGTCATACATAGGCTTGATGGCTTAATGCCGGCAGATTCCATACTTTCGAGCATCTTCAAACGCTTTAGCAACTTCTTCTGTCGCTGACCTTTCGCAGTTTCAGCTTCCTCTGTCAATTCGGCGATAAGCTTTGACAGGTCGATATTGTCCAAAAGTTCCTTGACCGCGCTGGCACCCATGCCAACTTCAATCAATTCGTCATATTCTTCTGGCAAGTTGCGATATTCGCTCTCTGAGATCAAAGCACCCCTGTTTAAGCTCTCCAATTGAGATTTCTTACCAACGTAAGATTCTTCCAATTCCTCGACTTCACGGCTCTGCTCTTTAGCTAGTTGCTTAACATCAGCGCCATCTTCTTCAGCCATTTTTTCGTAACGGATTTTGATAGCCTTACGGGCCAAATCAGTTTCCGCTTCCAAATCTGCCAAATATTGATCGCGAGTTGCTTCGTCAACATTTAAGATAACGTAAGTTGCAAAGTAAACGATTTTCTCAATATTGCGAACCGTCATACCAAGCAGCTGGCTCATTGCGCTTGGAGTGCCGCGCATAAACCAAATGTGCGCAACTGGCACTGCCAATTGAATGTGTCCCATTCGCTCACGACGAACGATTGACTTAGTGACCAATTCGCCATTCTTATCGACAGCGGCTTCGCGTGAACGTACACCCTTAAGCTTTGAGTCGTGTGGATTGATATCCTTCACTGGACCAAAGATTCGCTCACAGAACAATCCGTCGCGTTCTGGCTTTTGTGTGCGATAGTTAATTGTTTCTGGCTTCAAAACTTCGCCGTAGCTCCATTTCAGAATATCTTCTGGGCTAGCTACCGCCAAACGAACCGCGTCAAAATCGCTGATGCC from Candidatus Nanosynbacter sp. HMT-352 harbors:
- the rpoC gene encoding DNA-directed RNA polymerase subunit beta'; this translates as MANSAFNATGISDFDAVRLAVASPEDILKWSYGEVLKPETINYRTQKPERDGLFCERIFGPVKDINPHDSKLKGVRSREAAVDKNGELVTKSIVRRERMGHIQLAVPVAHIWFMRGTPSAMSQLLGMTVRNIEKIVYFATYVILNVDEATRDQYLADLEAETDLARKAIKIRYEKMAEEDGADVKQLAKEQSREVEELEESYVGKKSQLESLNRGALISESEYRNLPEEYDELIEVGMGASAVKELLDNIDLSKLIAELTEEAETAKGQRQKKLLKRLKMLESMESAGIKPSSLCMTVLPVIPPDLRPMVALSGGRFATSDLNDLYRRIINRNNRLKKLIELNAPEVIQRNEKRMLQEAVDALIDNSASRGRAVSSTGGRRSLKSLSDMLKGKQGRFRQNLLGKRVDYSGRSVIVVGPKLKINQCGLPKQMALELFKPFVISWLIKNEFAHNIRSASRLIEAGEAVVWDALDSAIEGKYVLLNRAPSLHRLSIQAFQPVLVEGKAIQLHPLVCAGFNADFDGDQMAVHLPLSKEAQAEARELMSATANLLKPADGAPVLHISQDIVLGNYYLTYDKPQAQTDEVKTYSSVYEAEMAYDNGVIHLQTPIRIFAKGKMRETTLGRVFFNEILPEDFPYDNNVQTKKQLKKVLAQIFNKYGAEETAKIADRMKGQAFRFATVAAVSTGMTDYVHFEEIPQFVAEGDAKAALISEQFDQGLITEEERYNLTVSAWRNVDNKITAFLKDQLAHMDTSISMMVNSGARGDISNVKLASAMIGVQMDATNHEIELPIRSSYTGGLSSLEAFIATRGARKGLIDTALKTADSGYLTRRLVDVAQDVFTVEDTDGDDEGYAIYRSETEETMIDFSNRLAGRYAAETIPGHVNKNELITREIADSIDDDESIESVKIQSVLSTNNLNGIPQRSYGIDMSTGKLVGNHQPVGVIAAQSVGEPGTQLTLRTFHNSGVAGGDITQGLPRVEELFEARTPKGQAFITEVAGLVDVWEDGKKYIVQITPESGKVERLPLEGRTVVVKAGSSVKAGDVLATGESDTRPLIAPFDGVIESAEDTLVIAAEAASPTRYEIPGNMQLVVKANDVVEAGDRLTAGSLNLHDLMRLKGVEATQRYIINEVLRIYAAQGQDVADKHLEIIVRQMFSRVQIEDAGDSEFVTGDIVSKAAVVNANKQLAAEGKNLISYTQLLLGITKVSIWSDSWLSAASFQDTTRVLINAAVSGRADHLHGLKENVIIGRKIPVGTGAVEEDEEFETPSEDEFVEEEVAA